A single Lolium perenne isolate Kyuss_39 chromosome 6, Kyuss_2.0, whole genome shotgun sequence DNA region contains:
- the LOC127334444 gene encoding uncharacterized protein translates to MAAQWKALAETANSELATASFHPFGEHFNHATAELGFRRLQMHHLTSGTIAASESVDLDGSTALLENAAGEMARCVELQSRAMRAFSLYGGALGVIADGPLWAYLDGGPESADPRWQSWAQHKVDALRSTEHATRTLRSAAAWDLAAVDAFAVARSFPDYSPPCIAWLRATQTLAERAVAEAHATSQSEAAMFTALSGQYNAGFLICNP, encoded by the coding sequence ATGGCGGCGCAGTGGAAGGCGCTCGCGGAGACGGCGAACTCCGAGCTCGCCACGGCCTCCTTCCACCCCTTCGGGGAGCACTTCAACCACGCCACCGCCGAGCTCGGCTTCCGCAGGCTCCAGATGCACCACCTAACCAGCGGAACCATCGCCGCCTCCGAGAGCGTCGACCTCGACGGCTCCACCGCGCTGCTCGAGAACGCCGCGGGCGAGATGGCGCGCTGCGTCGAGCTCCAGAGCAGGGCCATGCGCGCCTTCTCCCTCTACGGCGGGGCCCTCGGGGTCATCGCGGACGGCCCGCTGTGGGCCTACCTCGACGGCGGCCCGGAATCCGCCGACCCGCGGTGGCAGAGCTGGGCGCAGCACAAGGTCGACGCCCTCCGCAGCACCGAGCACGCGACGCGGACGCTCCGCTCCGCCGCGGCCTGGGACCTCGCGGCCGTCGACGCCTTCGCCGTCGCGCGGAGCTTCCCCGACTATTCCCCACCCTGCATTGCGTGGTTGCGGGCGACTCAGACTCTCGCGGAACGTGCCGTGGCGGAGGCCCACGCAACGTCGCAGAGCGAGGCGGCCATGTTCACCGCCCTTTCCGGACAGTACAACGCCGGCTTCCTGATTTGCAATCCCTAA
- the LOC127334443 gene encoding NADH dehydrogenase [ubiquinone] 1 beta subcomplex subunit 3-B: protein MATGGKGLNSTGEFFRRRDDWRRHPMVGNQLRHATPGLGIAIVAFGIYLVGEAAYNRIYRPAGDNHH, encoded by the coding sequence ATGGCGACGGGAGGGAAGGGTCTGAACTCGACGGGGGAGTTCTTCCGGCGCCGTGACGACTGGAGGAGGCACCCGATGGTGGGGAACCAGCTGCGCCACGCCACGCCGGGGCTCGGCATCGCCATCGTCGCCTTCGGGATCTACCTCGTCGGCGAGGCCGCCTACAACCGCATCTACCGCCCCGCCGGCGACAACCACCACTAG